TGTTGATGAAGGTACAATGGTTGATACTTGGGCAACCGTTGGTTCATGTGCGCAAATTGGTAAAAACGTTCATTTATCTGGCGGCGTAGGTATCGGTGGCGTATTAGAGCCATTACAAGCGAATCCAACCATTATCGAAGATAACTGTTTTATCGGCGCGCGCTCTGAAATCGTTGAAGGTGTGGTAGTCGAAGAAGGTAGCGTTATCTCAATGGGTGTATACATCAGTCAAAGTACCCGTATCTATGACCGCGAAACAGGCACTATCCATTACGGCCGCGTTCCGGCTGGCTCAGTTGTTGTTTCTGGGACGTTGCCATCAAAGTGCGGGACTCACAACCTATATGCAGCAATTATCGTTAAGAAAGTTGACGCAAAAACCCGTGCTAAAGTTGGTGTAAACGCCCTATTACGCGGCGTGGAATAACTTCTATAACTACAGCTACAATGCTTGTAGCTATACAAAATTGCTATCCGCGTCACAGAAAAGTCATATTAGTTTGATAGACTGAAGATTAGTAATAATTTCAGGAGCATACATATGACTCACTTAGATCAATTGCAAACATTGAAAATTGTTTGCCCTAACTGCGGACAGAAACATTTAAAAACTGTTGGCTGGCTAGCAGAGCACCAAACTATCGATTGTAATTGCGGCGTAGAAACTAGCTGCACTGATATTCAATCACTAGTAAATCAAGCTA
This DNA window, taken from Psychrobium sp. MM17-31, encodes the following:
- the dapD gene encoding 2,3,4,5-tetrahydropyridine-2,6-dicarboxylate N-succinyltransferase, producing MSDLQQIIEHAFETRDSYTAQTATDEVKNAVAQAIAMLDSGEARVAEKISGEWVVHQWLKKAVLLFFKLHDNEIIDGGDTQYFDKVPQKFANYTEQQFKDEGMRVVPPATVRQGCYIAKNVVLMPSYTNIGAYVDEGTMVDTWATVGSCAQIGKNVHLSGGVGIGGVLEPLQANPTIIEDNCFIGARSEIVEGVVVEEGSVISMGVYISQSTRIYDRETGTIHYGRVPAGSVVVSGTLPSKCGTHNLYAAIIVKKVDAKTRAKVGVNALLRGVE